A genomic region of Trifolium pratense cultivar HEN17-A07 linkage group LG3, ARS_RC_1.1, whole genome shotgun sequence contains the following coding sequences:
- the LOC123917177 gene encoding microtubule-associated protein TORTIFOLIA1-like produces the protein MKNTTKPQNQTTPSRSSSVSTHLQMVELKHKILTSLSKLSDRDTHQIAVEDLEKTIQSLSSDAIPMILNCLYDAVSDPKPSIKNESLRLLSFVCSSHQHSAAPHLPKIISHIIKRLKDTDSASRDACRDTIGAISVIYLRTENNGSSGSNGSLVGLFVKPLFEAMGEQNKVVQAGAAVCMAKMVEATAAVNEDGDVAVVPVGAFQKMCPRICKFINSPNFLAKAAILAVVSALSQTGAIAPQSLENLLPSIHDCLSSNDWATRKAAAETLSSLALHSSSLITDKTAPTVALLETCWCDKIKPVRESMTEALQLWKKIAGKGDGSSHDSKPLSSDGGNPESSVLSESSDLKKANSDERKTDPSVKDLPTSSSNTDLISKAKAASNSEKAVVILKKKPPVLNDKVLNPEFFQNLEKRGSDDLPVEVVVPRRCLNSSSSNNEEESEASAKDLSERTNPVGNVPNDGFHRASNNKYHGLEKGNDGSSRQRNYEDFAHERYSERRMNSKELRTKANDTNEGFSRADGQSEVPLSNNRGNLLAIQRQLTQLERQQVHLMNMLQDFMGGSHDSMVTLENRVRGLERIVEDMLQDLSISSSRRFEGSANRPSSKYNGFNDYTNAKYGRGGDGRIPFNERFTQTDGNAMGMRGRGPSWRSDMPEGWDFPGYGASRNGQISSRRAFGGSSVDGRSPKSVHESDQGGSSRRAWDRAAMPIRLGEGPSARSVWQASKDEATLEAIRVAGEDNGTSRATRVAIPEMTAEALADDSVGQERDAIWTSWTNAFDALQAGDIDSAFAEVLSTGDDRLLVKLMDRTGPVINELSNETACEILYAIGQFLLEQDLFTICLSWIQQLVEVLFENGPDTFGVPMDVKEELLRNLHDASTDTVEGWEGAPPDQLLLQLASGWEIDLQQHDK, from the exons atgaagaacacAACAAAACCCCAAAACCAAACAACACCTTCAAGATCTTCCTCTGTTTCAACCCATTTACAAATGGTTGAACTCAAACACAAAATCTTAACCTCACTCTCTAAACTCTCAGATAGAGACACACATCAAATCGCTGTTGAAGATCTTGAAAAGACCATTCAATCCCTCTCATCAGACGCTATTCCAATGATCTTAAACTGTTTATACGACGCCGTTTCAGACCCTAAACCCTCAATCAAAAACGAATCACTCCGTCTCCTCTCATTCGTCTGTTCTTCTCACCAGCACTCCGCCGCACCTCATCTCCCTAAAATCATCTCACATATTATCAAACGGCTTAAGGATACTGATTCGGCTTCTCGCGATGCGTGTCGCGATACCATCGGAGCAATTTCGGTGATTTATTTGAGAACAGAGAACAATGGGAGTAGTGGGAGTAATGGTTCACTTGTTGGATTGTTTGTGAAACCGTTGTTTGAGGCAATGGGGGAACAGAATAAAGTTGTTCAGGCTGGTGCTGCTGTTTGTATGGCCAAAATGGTGGAGGCGACAGCTGCTGTGAATGAAGATGGTGATGTTGCCGTTGTGCCGGTTGGGGCGTTTCAAAAGATGTGTCCTAGGATCTGCAAGTTTATTAATAGCCCTAATTTTTTGGCTAAAGCTGCGATTTTGGCTGTGGTTTCTGCATTGTCTCAG ACTGGGGCAATTGCACCACAAAGCTTGGAAAATTTGCTACCTAGCATTCATGATTGCCTCTCCAGTAATGATTGGGCAACACGTAAAGCAGCAGCAGAGACATTAAGTTCCTTGGCTTTGCATTCAAGCAGTTTGATTACTGATAAAACAGCGCCCACAGTGGCATTGCTCGAGACTTGTTGGTGTGACAAG ATAAAACCTGTGAGGGAAAGCATGACAGAGGCATTGCAATTGTGGAAAAAAATTGCAGGGAAAGGAGATGGATCTTCTCACGATTCAAAGCCCTTGTCGTCTG ATGGCGGGAATCCTGAATCATCCGTTTTATCAGAATCAAGTGACCTTAAAAAGGCAAATTCTGATGAGAGGAAGACTGATCCATCAGTAAAGGATTTGCCAACCAGTTCTTCAAACACGGATTTGATTTCTAAGGCCAAAGCGGCTAGCAACTCAGAGAAGGCAGTTGTAATATTGAAAAAGAAACCACCTGTCTTAAATGATAAAGTACTAAACCCAGAATTTTTCCAAAACCTTGAAAAACGGGGATCGGATGATTTACCAGTGGAAGTGGTTGTTCCTCGCAGATGCCTCAATTCTTCAAGCTCAAACAACGAGGAAGAGTCAGAGGCAAGTGCTAAAGATTTAAGTGAAAGAACAAATCCTGTTGGTAATGTCCCTAATGATGGCTTTCATCGAGCTAGCAATAATAAATATCATGGTTTAGAGAAAGGTAATGATGGAAGTTCAAGACAAAGGAATTATGAGGACTTTGCTCATGAAAGGTACTCTGAAAGGAGAATGAATTCGAAAGAACTGAGGACAAAAGCAAATGATACAAATGAAGGTTTTTCTAGAGCTGATGGTCAATCCGAAGTACCCTTATCCAATAACAGAGGAAACTTGTTGGCCATCCAGAGACAGTTAACGCAGCTTGAAAGGCAACAGGTTCATCTGATGAACATGCTGCAG GATTTTATGGGTGGATCTCATGATAGCATGGTGACTCTAGAGAACAGAGTACGAGGTCTTGAGAGAATTGTTGAAGACATGTTACAAGATTTATCTATATCATCAAGCCGTAGATTTGAGGGATCAGCCAATCGGCCTTCTAGCAAGTATAATGGTTTTAATGATTACACCAATGCCAAGTATGGAAGAGGTGGTGATGGACGCATCCCATTTAACGAAAGGTTTACTCAAACTGATGGGAATGCTATGGGGATGAGGGGAAGAGGGCCATCTTGGAGATCTGACATGCCTGAGGGTTGGGATTTTCCTGGGTATGGTGCTTCTAGAAATGGCCAGATTTCCTCAAGGAGGGCTTTTGGTGGTAGTTCTGTTGATGGAAGATCGCCAAAATCAGTGCATGAGAGTGATCAAGGGGGCAGCAGCAGGAGAGCTTGGGACAGAGCAGCAATGCCCATCCGGCTTGGTGAGGGGCCCTCTGCAAGGAGTGTATGGCAAGCTTCTAAAGATGAAGCTACATTGGAAGCAATTCGGGTTGCTGGTGAGGACAATGGAACATCTAGAGCAACAAGAGTAGCAATACCTGAAATGACCGCAGAAGCTCTGGCTGATGACAGTGTTGGACAAGAGAGGGATGCAATCTGGACTTCTTGGACTAATGCATTTGATGCCCTTCAAGCAGGTGACATAGATTCAGCCTTTGCAGAGGTGTTGAGTACCGGAGATGATAGATTGCTTGTAAAGCTAATGGATAGAACTGGCCCTGTAATTAACGAACTTTCAAATGAAACTGCATGTGAGATCTTGTATGCCATAGGACAATTCTTACTGGAGCAGGACCTGTTTACTATTTGTTTGTCTTGGATTCAACAG TTGGTGGAAGTATTATTTGAAAATGGCCCCGATACCTTTGGCGTTCCCATGGATGTGAAGGAAGAGCTCTTGCGGAATTTACATGATGCTTCAACAGATACAGTTGAGGGCTGGGAAGGTGCTCCTCCAGATCAACTTCTATTGCAGTTGGCATCAGGCTGGGAAATTGATCTACAACAGCATGACAAATAG
- the LOC123917178 gene encoding receptor-like protein EIX1 produces MTILTSQISLLLLLLLSLTTFHGSLSSNNHTMVRCNEKDRETLLIFKEGIIDRFGRLSTWATEKDCCAWEGVSCDNITNRVSKLDLKLPPYFDEHEQLKTLKGEINKCILELEFLSYLDLSNNEFDVISFTTIQHNITHASNLIYLDLSSPFRVTLHMDNLDWLSPLSSLKYLNLSGIDLHKVTNWLQTVNTLPSLLELQLSDCKLNNFIINPSIQYSNLSSLLTLDLSYNNFTSQLPNLFFNLTKDVTYLDLSSSKIHGEIPSSLLNLRNLRHLDLSRNQLKGSIPDGIGQLAHIQYLDLSLNLLSGSIPSTLQNLSSLYSLYIGSNNFTSEISKTTFSNLRSLRILDLSNSTFVFQFDLEWNPPFQLNYLSLSNTNQGPNFPSWIYTQKSLETLDLSSSRISSVDRNKFPSLIEGIPNLSLSNNSITEDISNLTLKCFTLELDHNNFTGGLPNISPMAIVVDLSYNSFSGSIPHSWKNLEDLFYINLWSNRLSGEVPVDLFNLRQLQIMNLGENEFSGTIPRKMSQELEVVILRANQFEGDIPKQLFNLHYLFHLDLAQNKISGSLPECVYNLTHMVSFNYVVTWTSATIDLFQKGRDYVYEVRPDRRTIDLSVNSLSGEVPLELFRLVQVQTLNLSHNNFIGTIPKTIGGMKNMESLDLSNNKFRGEIPQSMSLLNFLGYLNLSCNNFNGKIPIGTQIQSFDASSYSGNPKLCGEPLNNCTTEENHKNATSSTKNEDDDSMRESLYLGMGVGFAVGFWGICGSLFLIRKWRHAYYRFVDGVGDKLYVALMVKLNSFHRN; encoded by the coding sequence ATGACCATTCTTACTTCACAAATTTCACTTCTTTTGCTTCTACTTCTATCTTTAACCACATTCCACGGAAGCTTGTCTAGTAATAACCACACGATGGTTCGATGCAATGAGAAAGATCGAGAGACATTGTTAATCTTCAAAGAGGGAATCATTGATCGTTTTGGTCGGCTTTCAACATGGGCAACCGAAAAAGATTGTTGTGCATGGGAAGGAGTCTCCTGTGACAACATAACCAACAGAGTTTCAAAACTTGATCTCAAATTACCACCTTACTTTGATGAACACGAGCAATTGAAAACTTTGAAAGGTGAGATCAATAAGTGTATTCTAGAACTTGAGTTTCTCAGTTACTTGGATTTGAGCAACAATGAATTTGATGTGATAAGTTTTACAACCATTCAACACAACATCACACATGCATCTAACCTTATCTACCTTGACTTATCCTCCCCCTTTCGTGTTACTCTTCACATGGATAATCTTGATTGGCTTTCTCCACTTTCTTCATTGAAATATCTCAACCTTAGTGGAATTGATCTTCATAAGGTAACCAATTGGCTCCAAACTGTTAATACACTTCCTTCACTATTAGAGTTACAGTTGAGTGATTGTAAACTGAACAACTTCATCATCAACCCATCTATTCAATATTCGAATTTGTCTTCACTTTTAACCCTTGATCTTTCTTACAACAACTTTACCTCTCAGTtaccaaatttgttttttaatctcACCAAAGATGTCACCTATCTTGACCTTTCGAGTAGTAAAATACACGGTGAGATACCTTCAAGCTTGCTAAACCTTCGAAATTTGAGACACCTTGATCTCTCTCGAAACCAACTCAAAGGATCAATTCCAGATGGAATAGGTCAACTAGCACATATTCAATACCTTGATCTTTCCTTGAACTTGTTAAGTGGTTCCATTCCTTCAACTCTACAAAACCTCTCATCCTTATATTCTTTATATATTGGCTCTAATAATTTCACAAGTGAAATATCAAAAACAACATTTTCCAACCTCCGTAGTTTACGTATTCTAGACTTGAGCAATTCAACTTTTGTATTCCAGTTTGATTTAGAATGGAATCCTCCTTTTCAACTCAATTATCTTTCATTGAGTAATACAAATCAAGGTCCAAACTTTCCATCTTGGATATATACACAGAAGTCCCTAGAAACACTAGACTTATCGAGCTCAAGAATTTCATCGGTAGATAGAAATAAATTTCCGAGCCTTATAGAAGGAATACCCAATCTATCTTTGTCAAACAATTCAATAACTGAAGACATATCAAACCTAACATTAAAGTGTTTTACTTTAGAGTTGGATCACAATAATTTCACAGGAGGACTCCCAAACATATCACCAATGGCTATTGTAGTTGATTTGTCTTACAATTCCTTTTCAGGATCAATTCCACATAGTTGGAAGAACTTGGAAGATTTATTTTACATTAACTTGTGGAGTAATAGGCTATCTGGTGAAGTACCAGTGGACCTCTTTAATTTGAGACAATTGCAAATCATGAACTTGggtgaaaatgaattttctgGAACCATACCAAGAAAGATGTCACAAGAATTAGAAGTGGTCATATTGAGAGCTAACCAATTTGAAGGGGATATTCCAAAACAATTATTCAATCTCCATTATTTGTTTCATTTAGACCTtgcacaaaataaaatttctggATCTTTGCCGGAGTGTGTCTATAACTTGACTCATATGGTTTCTTTTAATTATGTGGTTACATGGACCAGTGCTACAATTGACTTGTTTCAAAAAGGTCGAGACTATGTGTATGAAGTTCGACCAGATAGGCGAACTATTGACCTTTCAGTCAATAGTTTGTCTGGAGAAGTGCCATTGGAATTATTTCGACTTGTTCAAGTTCAAACATTGAACTTATCTCACAATAATTTCATTGGAACAATACCTAAGACGATTGGAGGCATGAAAAATATGGAGTCTCTTGATCTATCTAATAATAAGTTTCGTGGTGAAATTCCTCAGAGCATGTCTCTTTTAAACTTTTTGggttatttgaatttatcttgCAACAATTTTAATGGAAAAATCCCAATAGGGACACAAATTCAAAGTTTTGATGCATCGAGCTACAGTGGGAATCCAAAATTATGTGGAGAACCTCTTAATAATTGTACCACAgaagaaaatcataaaaatgcAACGTCATCTACAAAGAACGAAGATGATGACTCTATGAGAGAATCATTGTATCTAGGCATGGGAGTCGGATTCGCAGTTGGTTTCTGGGGAATTTGTGGTTCTTTGTTTCTTATTAGGAAATGGAGGCATGCATACTATAGGTTTGTCGATGGAGTGGGTGACAAACTCTATGTAGCTTTGATGGTAAAGTTAAATAGCTTTCACAGAAATTAA